A genomic stretch from Rhodomicrobium vannielii ATCC 17100 includes:
- the cysG gene encoding siroheme synthase CysG, whose amino-acid sequence MEQLPIFFQLKGKTVAVAGGGAPAARRAELALRAGARVSVFATHLGDDFRAIVDDPHFVHETRAPSAADMAGLALAFAATGDRASDEAMAALAREARVPINVADTPELCDFIMPAIVDRDPLVIAISTGGASPIFARMIRARLESTIPTAYGRLVALVGSYRERLGQRLSDLSQRRRFWERALEGRVADRFLAGREDEARAELERALDAADDTELAQGEVYLVGAGPGDPDLLTFRALRLMQRADVVLYDRLLPPGILNLVRREAEHIYVGKEPDRHAVPQEEISAKLVRLAKEGKRVLRLKGGDPFMFGRGGEEIEALAAAGISVQVVPGVTSAAGCSAYAGIPLTHRDHAQACVFVTGHARSGGGLSLGWEALVQPHQTVVIFMGLGQLESLMHQFVAHGGNPALPAAIVENGTRPNQRVVTGTVETIAGAAASEGIVGPALVILGTVVALRERLVPRGGPVSDEPGIFSNAHIPATMTPV is encoded by the coding sequence GTGGAACAGCTTCCCATCTTCTTTCAACTCAAGGGCAAAACCGTCGCCGTAGCCGGTGGCGGCGCGCCCGCCGCTCGTCGCGCCGAGCTTGCCCTTCGCGCGGGCGCGCGCGTCAGCGTCTTCGCCACCCATCTCGGCGACGACTTTCGCGCAATCGTTGACGATCCGCATTTCGTGCATGAAACGCGTGCCCCGTCGGCTGCCGACATGGCAGGTCTCGCGCTTGCCTTCGCCGCGACCGGCGACCGCGCGTCCGACGAGGCGATGGCCGCGCTTGCCCGCGAGGCGCGCGTGCCCATCAACGTCGCCGACACGCCCGAGCTTTGCGACTTTATCATGCCCGCCATCGTAGACCGCGATCCGCTCGTGATCGCCATCTCGACCGGCGGCGCGTCGCCCATCTTCGCCCGCATGATCCGCGCCCGCCTCGAAAGCACGATTCCCACCGCCTATGGCCGCCTCGTCGCGCTGGTCGGCTCATATCGCGAGCGACTGGGCCAGCGGCTTTCGGATCTTTCGCAGCGCCGCCGCTTCTGGGAGAGGGCGCTCGAAGGCCGCGTCGCGGATCGCTTTCTCGCGGGGCGCGAGGACGAGGCGCGGGCCGAACTCGAACGCGCGCTCGACGCGGCGGACGATACCGAGCTTGCTCAGGGCGAGGTCTATCTCGTCGGCGCAGGGCCGGGCGACCCGGACCTTCTGACCTTTCGCGCGCTCCGCCTCATGCAACGCGCCGATGTCGTGCTCTATGATCGCCTCCTGCCGCCCGGCATCCTGAACCTCGTGCGCCGTGAAGCCGAGCACATCTATGTCGGCAAGGAGCCGGATAGGCACGCCGTCCCGCAGGAGGAAATTTCCGCGAAGCTCGTGCGGCTTGCGAAAGAGGGAAAGCGCGTGCTGCGCCTCAAGGGCGGCGATCCGTTCATGTTCGGGCGCGGCGGCGAAGAGATCGAGGCGTTGGCCGCTGCGGGTATTTCGGTGCAGGTCGTGCCTGGCGTGACCTCGGCGGCGGGCTGCTCGGCCTATGCGGGCATTCCGCTGACGCATCGCGATCACGCGCAGGCCTGCGTTTTCGTCACAGGACACGCGCGAAGCGGCGGTGGCCTGAGCCTCGGCTGGGAGGCGCTCGTGCAGCCGCATCAGACGGTCGTGATTTTCATGGGGCTTGGGCAGCTCGAGTCGCTTATGCATCAATTCGTGGCGCATGGCGGCAACCCGGCGCTTCCCGCCGCCATCGTGGAAAACGGTACGCGACCGAATCAGCGCGTCGTGACGGGCACGGTCGAGACCATCGCCGGAGCGGCAGCGAGCGAGGGGATTGTCGGCCCGGCGCTTGTGATCCTCGGCACGGTCGTCGCGTTGCGGGAAAGGCTCGTGCCACGTGGCGGGCCGGTGTCGGACGAACCGGGCATATTCTCAAATGCGCATATCCCCGCCACCATGACGCCTGTGTAA
- a CDS encoding CsbD family protein, with amino-acid sequence MNWDQISGNWKQFEGKVQQQWGKLTHDDLTEAKGDAQVLAGKIQERYGVSKEEAERQVDEWHRSLH; translated from the coding sequence ATGAATTGGGATCAGATTTCGGGAAACTGGAAGCAGTTCGAGGGCAAGGTGCAACAGCAATGGGGCAAGCTGACCCACGACGACTTGACCGAAGCCAAAGGCGATGCGCAAGTACTCGCGGGCAAAATTCAGGAACGCTACGGCGTTTCGAAAGAGGAAGCGGAGCGTCAGGTTGACGAGTGGCATCGCTCGCTTCACTAA
- a CDS encoding PRC-barrel domain-containing protein yields the protein MQTDRTDAITPGRKLISSDDVEGAYVYGAGDERIGTIEEIMIDCVGGRVAYAVVDFGGFLGIGRSERPIPWSALRYDEDLDAFRTNITKEQLENSPPLDDEAFASTDWESRTHEHYTVQPYWSNPSINR from the coding sequence ATGCAAACAGACCGAACGGATGCGATAACTCCCGGCCGCAAGCTGATATCGAGCGATGATGTCGAAGGTGCTTACGTCTATGGCGCCGGCGACGAGCGGATCGGGACCATCGAGGAAATCATGATCGATTGCGTGGGCGGGCGTGTCGCTTACGCCGTAGTCGACTTTGGCGGCTTTCTGGGAATCGGCCGTAGCGAGCGCCCGATCCCGTGGTCGGCGCTCCGCTATGACGAGGATCTCGACGCTTTCCGCACCAACATAACCAAGGAGCAGCTTGAGAACTCGCCGCCGCTCGACGACGAGGCCTTCGCGAGCACGGACTGGGAAAGCCGCACGCACGAGCATTATACCGTCCAGCCCTATTGGTCGAACCCATCGATCAATCGCTGA
- the metZ gene encoding O-succinylhomoserine sulfhydrylase: MSDHTGLDGLHPDTLLVHSGTLRSPHGETSEALYLNSGFTYESAAEAEARFKGEAEGYVYSRYGNPTVTMFETRIAALEGAEAARGTASGMAAVFASLASYLRAGDHVIGAKAVFGASRAIIEEILPRFGIESTVVDGRDLDAWRAAIRPNTRVLFCESPANPTLDIVDIEGVAGIAHDAGAILMVDNVFATPLLQRPLKFGADVVIYSATKHIDGQGRCLGGVILSTTKFIEEHVQGFLRQTGPTLSAFNAWVMLKGLETLTVRVERESASAAKIADFLSEQRGIARVMYPGRADHPQAALAKRQMASGGPLVAFSLDGDKDATFRFLDALRVIKISNNLGDAKSLIAHPATTTHQKLSDEAKAELGITAGTLRLSVGLEHADDLITDIAQALTKV; the protein is encoded by the coding sequence ATGTCCGATCATACGGGGCTTGACGGCCTTCATCCCGATACGCTTCTCGTCCATTCCGGCACGTTGCGCTCGCCCCACGGCGAGACGTCCGAAGCGTTGTATCTGAACTCAGGCTTTACCTATGAGAGCGCCGCCGAGGCCGAAGCCCGCTTCAAGGGCGAAGCCGAAGGCTACGTCTACAGCCGCTACGGCAACCCGACCGTCACCATGTTCGAGACGCGCATCGCCGCGCTTGAGGGCGCAGAGGCGGCGCGCGGTACGGCGTCGGGCATGGCGGCAGTGTTCGCCTCGCTCGCCTCGTATCTCCGGGCTGGCGATCATGTGATCGGCGCGAAGGCCGTGTTCGGTGCAAGCCGCGCCATCATCGAGGAAATCCTCCCGCGCTTCGGCATCGAATCCACCGTTGTCGACGGTCGCGACCTCGACGCCTGGCGCGCGGCCATTCGCCCGAACACGCGCGTGCTGTTCTGCGAAAGCCCCGCCAACCCCACGCTCGACATCGTCGACATCGAAGGCGTCGCTGGCATCGCGCATGACGCGGGCGCGATCCTGATGGTGGACAACGTCTTCGCGACGCCGCTTCTGCAACGGCCTCTCAAGTTCGGCGCCGATGTCGTCATCTACTCGGCGACGAAGCACATCGACGGGCAGGGGCGATGTCTCGGTGGCGTCATTCTATCGACGACGAAATTCATCGAGGAGCACGTGCAGGGCTTCCTGCGCCAGACCGGCCCGACGCTCTCGGCTTTCAACGCCTGGGTGATGCTGAAGGGCCTCGAAACGCTGACCGTGCGTGTCGAGCGCGAAAGCGCCAGCGCGGCGAAGATCGCGGACTTTCTGAGCGAACAACGCGGCATCGCGCGCGTGATGTATCCGGGCCGCGCCGATCACCCACAGGCGGCGCTCGCGAAACGGCAGATGGCGTCAGGCGGGCCGCTCGTGGCTTTCTCGCTCGACGGAGACAAGGACGCCACGTTCCGGTTTCTGGACGCGCTGCGGGTCATCAAGATCTCCAACAATCTCGGCGATGCGAAATCGCTGATCGCGCATCCGGCCACGACCACGCATCAGAAATTGTCAGACGAAGCGAAGGCGGAGCTTGGTATCACGGCGGGAACGCTCAGGCTCTCGGTGGGGCTTGAGCACGCGGACGATCTCATCACCGACATCGCGCAGGCGCTCACCAAGGTTTGA
- a CDS encoding amidohydrolase family protein — protein MNDGISLEMLAFNLKLLGRKSRKKVLISAGKEDDKARMLPAIKQFLSLEVDVFATPGTHRFLTRHGIDTVEIHKITDGRAPNIRTFLNENRFDLVINVLTGDNDYDESSDAKLIRKLCIENGIPLITDCDVGIETLQQIVRDTNKGTFRYKLSDNSEPWNLRLHFMEAVEKLGGFASHHAHFDKAYLVNMDNLRLSQVDMQKKWEIYRYLKENYTHDDLVERISRGLETMIAQGVTYCRTMVDADSTVGLLPIKAAVEVKKRYADQIHFEVGVQPLQGVLDPASYEQYAEACAMADYCGGLPSRDRPRPEAHLDTILDLAKRLGKPVDVHVDQENNPLENETELLAEKTIEHGMQGRVFGVHAISLGAKSEREQDRIIQKILDADMGIVICPSAALSMAQLPMTAPLHNSIAPFPKLLAAGVRTYLGVDNIHDLFMPIVDGDVWTECRMLMEACRFYDIQQVAKWACARPIAAERAASLAA, from the coding sequence ATGAACGACGGTATATCGCTGGAAATGCTCGCCTTCAATCTTAAGCTTTTGGGGCGAAAGAGCAGAAAGAAAGTCCTTATCAGTGCGGGCAAGGAGGACGACAAGGCAAGAATGCTTCCCGCGATCAAGCAATTTCTAAGCCTTGAAGTCGACGTTTTTGCAACGCCGGGCACGCACAGATTTCTCACGCGTCACGGCATCGACACGGTCGAGATTCACAAGATCACCGACGGCCGCGCGCCGAACATCCGCACATTTCTGAACGAGAACCGCTTCGACCTCGTCATCAACGTGCTGACGGGCGACAACGACTACGACGAATCGTCGGACGCGAAGCTCATCCGCAAGCTCTGTATCGAGAACGGCATTCCGCTTATCACCGATTGCGATGTCGGCATCGAAACCTTGCAGCAGATCGTGCGGGACACGAACAAGGGCACGTTCCGCTACAAGCTCTCCGATAATTCCGAGCCGTGGAACCTTCGGCTTCACTTCATGGAAGCGGTCGAGAAGCTTGGCGGTTTCGCGAGCCATCACGCGCATTTCGACAAGGCCTACCTCGTGAACATGGATAACCTGCGGCTCAGCCAGGTCGACATGCAGAAGAAGTGGGAGATTTACCGCTACCTCAAGGAAAACTACACCCACGACGATCTCGTCGAGCGCATCAGCCGCGGCCTTGAGACGATGATCGCGCAAGGCGTGACCTATTGCCGAACGATGGTCGACGCGGACTCCACCGTGGGCCTGCTGCCGATCAAGGCGGCGGTCGAGGTGAAGAAGCGCTATGCGGATCAAATTCACTTCGAGGTTGGCGTTCAGCCGCTGCAAGGCGTGCTCGACCCCGCGTCCTACGAGCAATATGCCGAAGCCTGCGCGATGGCCGATTATTGCGGCGGGCTGCCCTCGCGCGACCGTCCACGCCCCGAGGCGCATCTCGATACGATCCTCGACCTCGCGAAACGCCTCGGCAAGCCGGTGGATGTGCACGTGGATCAGGAGAACAACCCGCTCGAAAACGAGACGGAGCTTCTCGCCGAAAAGACCATTGAGCATGGCATGCAGGGCCGCGTCTTCGGTGTGCATGCGATTTCGCTCGGCGCGAAAAGCGAGCGCGAGCAGGACCGCATCATCCAGAAGATCCTCGACGCCGATATGGGCATCGTGATCTGCCCGTCCGCCGCGCTCAGCATGGCGCAACTGCCGATGACGGCGCCGCTGCACAATTCCATCGCGCCGTTCCCGAAGCTGCTCGCGGCGGGGGTGCGGACCTATCTCGGCGTCGACAATATCCACGACCTGTTCATGCCCATCGTGGATGGCGACGTTTGGACCGAATGCCGGATGCTGATGGAGGCGTGCCGCTTCTACGACATCCAGCAGGTGGCGAAGTGGGCCTGCGCACGGCCGATAGCGGCGGAGCGCGCCGCCTCGCTCGCTGCGTGA
- the ispH gene encoding 4-hydroxy-3-methylbut-2-enyl diphosphate reductase codes for MDLMTEKPRLEVLLAAPRGFCAGVDRAIQIVEMAIEKFGAPVYVRHEIVHNRTVVESLEAKGAIFVEELNEIPSTDAPVIFSAHGVPKSVPVEAAKRNFFYLDATCPLVSKVHFEAERHYKAGLEIILIGHSGHPEVIGTLGQLPEGAVTLIEQVKDVEDFEARDPAKLAYITQTTLSIDDTVEMISALKSRFPLIQGPAKEDICYATTNRQRAVKAIASKCDAILVVGAPNSSNSKRLVEVAVRAGCPKAMLVQKASEIPWDNLEGIGVLGLTAGASAPEVLVDEIIEKFKARYDVTVEIVRTATEDVIFKIPRALQQAAAQ; via the coding sequence ATGGACCTGATGACGGAAAAACCACGCCTTGAAGTTCTCCTCGCCGCGCCCAGAGGGTTTTGCGCTGGTGTGGACCGCGCGATTCAGATCGTGGAAATGGCGATTGAGAAGTTCGGCGCGCCGGTCTATGTCCGTCATGAAATCGTCCATAATCGCACGGTCGTAGAGAGCCTCGAAGCGAAGGGCGCGATCTTCGTCGAGGAGCTGAACGAGATTCCCAGCACCGACGCACCGGTCATTTTCTCGGCGCACGGCGTGCCGAAATCGGTCCCTGTCGAGGCCGCGAAACGTAACTTCTTCTATCTCGACGCGACGTGCCCGCTCGTCTCCAAGGTGCATTTCGAAGCGGAACGCCATTACAAGGCGGGCCTCGAAATCATCCTCATCGGCCATTCGGGCCATCCGGAAGTGATCGGCACGCTCGGCCAGCTCCCGGAAGGGGCGGTGACCTTGATCGAGCAGGTCAAGGACGTCGAAGACTTCGAGGCGCGCGACCCGGCCAAGCTCGCCTATATCACGCAGACAACGCTTTCCATCGACGACACCGTCGAAATGATTTCCGCGCTCAAGTCCCGATTCCCGCTCATCCAGGGGCCGGCCAAGGAAGACATCTGTTACGCCACGACGAACCGGCAGCGCGCGGTGAAAGCCATCGCGAGCAAGTGCGACGCGATTCTCGTCGTCGGCGCGCCCAACAGCTCCAATTCCAAGCGGCTCGTCGAAGTGGCGGTGCGCGCGGGATGTCCGAAGGCGATGCTCGTGCAGAAGGCGTCGGAAATTCCGTGGGACAATCTCGAAGGCATCGGGGTGCTCGGTCTGACTGCCGGTGCATCCGCACCCGAGGTGCTCGTCGACGAAATCATCGAAAAATTCAAGGCGCGCTACGACGTTACCGTCGAAATCGTTCGTACGGCAACCGAGGATGTCATCTTCAAGATCCCGCGCGCGCTCCAGCAGGCCGCCGCGCAGTGA
- a CDS encoding homoserine kinase — protein sequence MAVYTEVSVEDLDALLAKYDIGQVLAFKGIAEGVENSNFYLGTDKAQYILTLYEKRVAAGDLPFFLGLMEHLAQKGVNCPLPVHDLDGRILQTLAGKPAAFVTFLPGYSLKRPQPVHCHSLGEAIARLHLAGRDFALHRDNALSVAGWQELFASIEGLADRLVPKISVSLIRHLDDIAAHWPSNLPRGVIHADLFPDNVFFLDNRVSGLIDFYFACNDLFAYDLAICMNAWCFELDGAFNVTKARALFAGYNSVRALDEAEVAALPLLAKGAAIRFFLTRAYDWFNTPDNAFVKRKDPMEYWRKLAFHDGVKHVGAYGL from the coding sequence ATGGCTGTTTATACCGAAGTTTCGGTCGAAGATCTCGACGCGTTGCTGGCGAAATACGACATCGGGCAGGTCTTGGCCTTCAAGGGCATTGCCGAGGGCGTCGAGAACAGCAATTTCTATCTCGGGACGGACAAGGCCCAGTATATCCTCACGCTCTATGAAAAGCGCGTGGCGGCTGGCGACCTTCCGTTCTTTCTCGGCCTCATGGAACATCTCGCACAGAAGGGCGTGAATTGCCCCTTGCCTGTGCACGACCTTGACGGCCGCATTCTCCAGACGCTGGCGGGAAAGCCTGCTGCGTTCGTAACCTTCCTGCCGGGATACTCGCTCAAGCGACCGCAGCCGGTGCATTGCCATTCGCTCGGGGAAGCTATCGCGCGCCTGCACCTGGCCGGGCGAGATTTTGCGCTTCACCGCGACAACGCCTTGTCGGTAGCGGGTTGGCAGGAGCTTTTCGCGAGCATCGAAGGGCTTGCCGACAGGCTTGTGCCGAAGATCTCCGTGTCGCTCATCCGCCATCTCGACGACATCGCCGCGCACTGGCCAAGCAACCTCCCGCGAGGCGTCATACACGCGGACCTGTTTCCCGACAACGTGTTCTTCCTCGACAACCGCGTTTCGGGTCTGATCGACTTCTACTTCGCCTGCAACGACCTGTTCGCCTATGATCTCGCGATCTGCATGAATGCGTGGTGTTTCGAGCTGGACGGCGCGTTCAATGTCACGAAGGCGCGCGCGTTGTTCGCCGGCTATAATTCGGTGCGCGCGCTGGATGAGGCCGAGGTGGCAGCGCTGCCGCTGCTCGCGAAGGGGGCGGCGATCCGTTTTTTCCTCACCCGCGCTTACGACTGGTTCAACACGCCAGACAACGCCTTCGTGAAACGGAAAGACCCGATGGAATACTGGCGCAAGCTCGCCTTTCACGACGGCGTTAAGCACGTTGGCGCTTATGGCCTCTGA
- the rnhA gene encoding ribonuclease HI, with amino-acid sequence MASEAEAPREGAVVVYSDGGCHGNPGPGGWGAVLIYKGREKDLWGGEPLTTNNRMELMGAIKALEELTRPCEVDLFTDSQYVRNGITQWIGGWKANGWKTAARKPVKNAELWQRLDAARKHHDVRWHWVKGHAGNALNERADKLTQKAIAEQKEIIKRGGTPVSLPDDAL; translated from the coding sequence ATGGCCTCTGAGGCCGAAGCCCCGCGCGAGGGCGCGGTCGTCGTCTATTCGGACGGGGGCTGCCACGGGAACCCCGGCCCCGGCGGCTGGGGTGCGGTGTTAATCTACAAGGGCCGCGAGAAGGATCTGTGGGGCGGGGAGCCGCTTACCACCAACAACCGTATGGAACTCATGGGCGCGATCAAGGCGCTCGAAGAATTGACGCGCCCGTGCGAAGTCGATCTCTTCACCGACTCGCAATATGTGCGCAACGGCATCACGCAATGGATCGGCGGATGGAAGGCGAATGGCTGGAAAACAGCCGCGCGCAAGCCCGTGAAGAACGCCGAACTCTGGCAGCGCCTAGACGCGGCACGCAAGCACCATGATGTACGCTGGCACTGGGTCAAAGGCCACGCGGGCAACGCGCTGAACGAGCGCGCGGACAAGCTCACGCAGAAGGCGATCGCCGAGCAGAAAGAAATCATCAAGCGCGGGGGCACGCCCGTCTCGCTGCCGGACGACGCGCTCTAG
- a CDS encoding IS481 family transposase: MGQILHGSATTTEAVRRAIQHSQESLRALAKRYGINTKTVSKWKKRSSVADVPTGPKEPKSTVLSVEEEAIIVAFRKHTLLPLDDCLYALQATIPHLTRSSLHRCLQRHGISRLPDVEGDKPARKKSKSYPIGYFHVDIAEVQTAEGKLYLYVAIDRTSKFAFVQLVKKTGRTSASAFLVALIEAVPYKIHTVLTDNGIQFTFPPRYADGPTARYMTHMFDMRCSENGIEHRLTKVKHPWTNGQVERMNRTIKEATVKRYHYDRHEQLETHLSDFINAYNFARRLKTLKGLTPYEFICKCWTNEPERFKIDPIHQMPGLNT; this comes from the coding sequence ATGGGACAAATTCTTCATGGGAGCGCCACAACGACTGAGGCGGTCCGTCGAGCGATACAGCATAGTCAAGAGAGCTTGAGGGCCCTGGCCAAGCGCTACGGCATCAACACGAAGACGGTCTCGAAATGGAAGAAGCGCTCATCCGTCGCCGATGTGCCGACTGGACCGAAAGAGCCGAAATCCACGGTTCTGTCGGTCGAGGAAGAGGCGATAATCGTCGCCTTCCGCAAGCATACGCTCTTGCCGCTCGACGATTGCCTCTATGCGCTACAGGCGACGATACCGCATCTGACTCGCTCGTCGCTGCATCGCTGTCTTCAACGCCACGGTATTTCTCGGCTGCCGGACGTCGAAGGCGACAAGCCCGCCAGGAAGAAGTCCAAGTCCTATCCGATCGGCTATTTTCATGTCGACATAGCCGAAGTGCAGACGGCCGAAGGCAAGCTCTATCTCTACGTCGCCATTGACCGCACGAGCAAATTCGCCTTCGTGCAACTCGTCAAAAAGACCGGCAGGACGTCCGCTTCAGCCTTCCTCGTCGCCCTGATAGAGGCAGTTCCCTACAAGATTCACACGGTGCTCACCGACAACGGCATCCAGTTCACGTTTCCGCCGCGTTATGCCGATGGACCAACGGCCAGATACATGACGCACATGTTCGACATGCGATGCAGCGAGAACGGCATTGAGCACCGCCTCACCAAGGTCAAGCATCCCTGGACAAACGGCCAGGTCGAGCGAATGAACCGGACGATCAAGGAGGCGACGGTCAAACGCTATCACTACGACCGTCACGAGCAGCTCGAAACCCACCTATCGGACTTCATCAACGCCTATAACTTTGCTCGCCGACTAAAGACCCTCAAAGGCCTCACGCCTTATGAGTTCATCTGTAAATGCTGGACGAATGAGCCGGAAAGATTCAAGATCGATCCAATCCATCAAATGCCGGGACTGAACACCTAG
- a CDS encoding type II and III secretion system protein family protein translates to MNGPKRNGAGGARGSRTLKLLICTIFLGLGASAYATEKPPSPVPPSKQPVKKVQGFGAAAPLYHLNTQNERIDVRVVLNRSENVKVEYPFTEALVTNSDIADVVPLTNASINILGKKIGNTRLSLLDQDKRVIGIVDIEVSHDVDMLRRVMRDNPSFSNLRVAAVNGRIMIAGQASDAVALSRALALAEQFAPGQVTNAMTVASPQQVMLEVRFIEASRNLARGVGVNVSGGGRYAGGTTGVETLKEKSSITSDSTGITTNLISDLAAGLGSNLVPFGAMTGRVIGGSAPIDVTIRALESQGLARRLAEPNLVALSGDTASFLAGGEFPFPVAGTNNTITTEFKKFGIGLAFTPTVLARRQINLKIEPEVSEIDYSAAVKIGNVEVPGLSVRRASTTVELRDGQSFAIAGLMQGFHNADTRQLPWIGDVPILGALTRSTSFQKKETDLVIIVTPCLVQPMVPGDAQGSPLANRRPGNDEEFFIAGKQEVQTSRPRQDLTGHIIDYQDGPQVDTSYKRTK, encoded by the coding sequence ATGAACGGGCCAAAACGAAACGGAGCAGGCGGAGCGCGCGGTTCGCGCACCCTGAAACTCCTCATCTGCACGATCTTCCTCGGGTTGGGTGCAAGCGCATACGCAACGGAAAAGCCTCCGTCACCCGTGCCGCCGTCGAAACAGCCGGTGAAAAAGGTTCAGGGCTTCGGGGCTGCCGCGCCGCTCTATCATCTCAATACGCAGAACGAGCGCATCGATGTGCGGGTTGTGCTCAATCGTTCGGAAAACGTGAAGGTCGAATACCCCTTCACCGAGGCGCTCGTCACCAACTCCGACATCGCGGACGTTGTGCCGCTGACCAACGCTTCGATCAACATTCTCGGCAAGAAGATCGGCAACACGCGCCTTTCGCTGCTCGATCAGGACAAGAGGGTAATCGGCATCGTAGACATCGAGGTGTCCCACGACGTGGACATGCTCCGCCGCGTGATGCGCGACAACCCCTCCTTCTCGAACCTGCGCGTTGCCGCCGTCAACGGACGCATCATGATCGCGGGCCAGGCGTCCGATGCGGTGGCGCTGTCGCGCGCGCTGGCGCTCGCGGAGCAGTTCGCGCCGGGGCAGGTGACGAACGCGATGACGGTCGCCTCGCCGCAGCAGGTGATGCTTGAGGTCCGGTTCATCGAGGCGAGCCGCAATCTCGCGCGCGGCGTCGGCGTGAATGTCTCGGGTGGCGGTCGTTACGCAGGCGGTACGACCGGCGTAGAGACGCTAAAGGAAAAGAGCAGCATCACCTCGGATTCTACCGGCATCACGACCAACCTCATTTCCGATCTCGCCGCTGGCCTCGGATCTAACCTCGTTCCTTTCGGCGCGATGACCGGGCGCGTGATCGGGGGCTCCGCGCCCATCGACGTGACGATCCGCGCGCTGGAATCGCAGGGGCTGGCCCGCCGCCTTGCCGAGCCGAACCTCGTCGCGCTCTCCGGCGACACGGCAAGCTTTCTCGCGGGCGGCGAATTTCCCTTCCCGGTCGCTGGCACCAACAACACGATCACCACGGAATTCAAGAAGTTCGGCATCGGCCTCGCCTTCACGCCGACGGTGCTCGCCAGACGTCAGATCAACCTGAAGATCGAGCCGGAGGTGAGCGAAATCGACTACTCGGCGGCGGTGAAGATCGGCAACGTCGAAGTGCCGGGCCTCAGCGTGCGCCGCGCCTCGACCACGGTCGAACTGCGCGACGGTCAGAGCTTCGCCATCGCGGGGCTTATGCAGGGGTTCCATAATGCCGATACGCGACAACTGCCATGGATCGGGGACGTGCCGATCCTCGGCGCACTGACCCGCAGCACCTCCTTCCAAAAGAAGGAAACCGATCTCGTCATCATCGTCACCCCGTGTCTGGTGCAGCCGATGGTGCCGGGCGACGCGCAGGGCTCGCCGCTGGCCAATCGCAGGCCGGGCAACGATGAGGAATTCTTCATCGCGGGCAAGCAGGAAGTGCAAACGTCACGCCCGAGGCAGGATTTGACGGGCCACATCATCGACTATCAGGACGGGCCGCAGGTCGACACCAGCTACAAGAGGACGAAATGA
- a CDS encoding RcpC/CpaB family pilus assembly protein, whose protein sequence is MLAVDQNYRRAAEVSLQTLKTVTLEVTSDDAKKLALAATLGQLSLTLNPGGPWKGHDSGIVESKDLIHLHANNPAAVSNDPVVAVTRAANRK, encoded by the coding sequence GTGCTCGCGGTCGATCAGAATTACAGACGCGCCGCCGAGGTTTCCCTGCAGACGCTGAAAACCGTCACGCTTGAGGTGACATCCGACGACGCGAAGAAGCTCGCTCTCGCCGCGACGCTGGGCCAGCTTTCGCTGACGCTCAATCCTGGCGGCCCCTGGAAAGGCCACGACAGCGGCATCGTGGAATCGAAAGATCTGATCCATCTGCATGCCAACAATCCGGCGGCGGTGAGCAACGATCCCGTGGTGGCTGTCACGCGCGCCGCGAACCGGAAGTAA
- a CDS encoding RcpC/CpaB family pilus assembly protein, protein MRRALPSGVFATKNEVFAGEQKRRVALPLAENEPILQSKLVNNNDLSLAGRLTAGMSGATIRVNDTASVGGLLQPGDMVDVLLTKNEQRSEDGRDPDPAFTVTFSRTSACSRSIRITDAPPRFPCRR, encoded by the coding sequence ATGCGCCGCGCGCTTCCGAGCGGCGTCTTCGCCACCAAGAACGAAGTCTTCGCCGGTGAACAGAAGCGCCGCGTCGCGCTGCCTCTCGCCGAGAACGAGCCGATCCTGCAATCGAAGCTCGTCAACAACAACGATCTCTCACTGGCGGGCCGCCTCACGGCGGGCATGAGCGGCGCCACGATCCGCGTCAACGATACGGCATCGGTTGGCGGGCTGCTCCAGCCGGGCGACATGGTGGACGTGCTTCTGACCAAGAACGAGCAGCGCAGCGAAGACGGGCGCGATCCCGATCCCGCGTTCACCGTGACGTTCTCAAGAACATCCGCGTGCTCGCGGTCGATCAGAATTACAGACGCGCCGCCGAGGTTTCCCTGCAGACGCTGA